The Kaistella daneshvariae genomic sequence CAAAAGATCCGGAAAATGAACTGAACGGGTTTTTCATCGGCGCCAAAGCAGCAGCTTCCCTATATTCTCAGGAATATTTCGCGGTACCGGTGCGCGGATATGGTGACAGTGATGTCTCTGCTGCTTTTCCTGCTTCTACACAAAGTTCTTACTGGCTCGAAGGCGCCGTAGGCGGACGCGTTCAGCTCTTCGAAACGCCGTTTTACATTGAAGTCACTGCGCAGCCGAAATATCTGCTGTATTCCACAACGCAGGAAGAAATTAAACCGATGATTGTTCCGGGATTTGGTAAAAGTTCCGCGAAATTCAATATGGGTTTTTCCTGGAATATTGCGTATTCTTTTTAATTACCTTTAACTCATAAATCTTGGTATGAAGCGAATTTTACTCGTTCTAATTCTTTTATCCTTTACATTTTTACATTCGCAGCAAAACAGGTTACAAGGAAAGTGGATACTTGATAAAATCTATTATCAGAACGGGAATCCTCTTGAAATTAATCATCCTTTATATTCTACTTTTATAGAATACGATTTTAAGGGAAATAATCTCGAGATAAATAATTCAAAATTTAAATTTTCGATAGATGGTTCTATAATTACCACTAATACTAGAAAACTGAATTATAAAATTGAGAATGAATATCTAATTATTAACGAAAGCGGCAGCGATAAGGTATATTATTTTTTAAAAAGTACTGATTTTTTGAAAACATATCCGGAGTTTGAACCACAAGAAATAACTTATGTTGATAAAACCGTTTTTGAAGCAAATTCAGTAGTAAAGCCAGAATTCAATTATTCCGAAAGTTTTGAAGAATTCATTAGAAAAAACATTCCAAGCTATTCACCTACATCTGCTACTAATAATTTTTTCAAAGCAAAGTTTGTTCTTACTAAAGAAAATAAGATCACCGATATTCAAATTATTGATGGCATTTCGAAAAGATTCGATGCTGAATTTAAAATGGCGCTCTTAAAGTCTGAAAAGTTCCTCAGAAACACTTCTGACAAAGATTTACTAATAACGCAAACGTTCAATTTTTTCAAAATGTTTGCAAGTTTAGGCAATAAGGAAGAAGTTCAAATATGTAATTTCATACAAAAAGGTGATAAACTTTATGAAAAAAATGAATTTAAAAATGCGATAATAAATTACGAAAAATTACTTTCCATAAACATATCTGCCGCAACTAAAGAAAGGTTTGGATTTAACTTAAATCGTGCATATATAAATTTAGGAGTTTCATATTTAGCAGTTGGTAACATTCCAAAAGCCTGCGAAGCTTTTATGAAAGTAGGTGATAAGACAAATTTTCAAGTCAGAAACTATCTGATAAATTTCTGCAAATAGTGAGATGCGGCGCAATGATCGTGGAAAAACAAAAAAAACCGTCAATTATGCCGGAATTTTTTTAATGAACAATTCAGAAGCTTTTTTTAGCGCCACTTAGAGCAATTTTTTCATTTTTATATTCTTCAAAAAGCTAAATATCTGTAGCTTAAAAATAGTTTCAGATTATTTTGATTTTAGATAAGTCAAAAATAATCTACATTTGAAAAATAAAAATAATGCACAATATGCAGAAGATTTTTCTTTCTTTTTTTTTCGTGATGATTGCCTCGTTTGCCTTTGGGCAATGGATTCCCACGACCTCGCAAGGTGACCAAATTAAAAAACCTTCGCAGCACGCCGCTTATTACGCACTCGACCAAACAAAAATGATTTCCGTGCTGAAAAACGCGAACGAATCCGGTAAATATGCAGCGCCCGTGGAAATTACGCTTCCAACACTTGACGGAAGGCTGGAAAGATTTGCGGTGTACAGTTCGCCGG encodes the following:
- a CDS encoding DUF6048 family protein, which produces MKAKRIFSFFFSLIFMFSLAQNKKDSVKTSWKYEPNFLVGFDVLNAGLAVFTDRKLMQGFVSSKIKNDFYAIVDGGFESNVYQKNGYDAKASGPFVRLGSLYMLAKDPENELNGFFIGAKAAASLYSQEYFAVPVRGYGDSDVSAAFPASTQSSYWLEGAVGGRVQLFETPFYIEVTAQPKYLLYSTTQEEIKPMIVPGFGKSSAKFNMGFSWNIAYSF